A genome region from Pseudoalteromonas tetraodonis includes the following:
- a CDS encoding chemotaxis protein CheV, giving the protein MSGVLASVDQRTQLVGENRLELLLFYLHSRHLFALNVFKIKEVVKLPRLSKIPHSHPKVTGVANIRGESIPVIDLRQAISMAKKEYGEDCNLVITEYNRTTQGFLIGKVDQIMNMTWSDIMPPPSSVGKNHYITALTKVQRDGQEQLVEIIDVEKVLAEIVEYEVNITDGVLDETIVNEFAGRKILHADDSPTARKQVSDTLSQLGIEIIPASNGLEALQMLKSWADEGRDVEKELLMVITDAEMPSMDGYRLTYEIRNDNRLKNLHVVLNTSLSGSFNQAMVEKVGCNAFLSKFQPDLLVQEVQNRLKQVLGDS; this is encoded by the coding sequence ATGTCAGGTGTTTTAGCGTCAGTTGATCAGCGTACTCAGCTTGTAGGCGAAAATCGTTTAGAGTTGCTACTTTTTTATTTGCATAGCCGCCATTTATTTGCACTCAATGTATTTAAAATAAAAGAAGTGGTAAAGCTTCCCCGTTTAAGCAAAATACCGCACTCTCACCCTAAGGTAACCGGTGTAGCCAATATACGCGGTGAATCTATCCCAGTGATTGACCTTCGCCAAGCCATTTCTATGGCTAAAAAAGAATATGGTGAAGATTGTAATCTGGTCATAACTGAATATAACCGCACCACACAAGGTTTTTTAATTGGCAAGGTTGATCAAATCATGAATATGACCTGGTCTGACATTATGCCGCCCCCCAGCTCTGTGGGTAAAAATCATTATATTACGGCACTAACTAAAGTACAGCGTGATGGCCAAGAGCAATTAGTTGAAATTATTGATGTAGAAAAAGTACTCGCTGAAATAGTTGAGTACGAGGTCAATATTACTGATGGGGTGTTGGATGAAACCATCGTAAACGAATTTGCAGGACGCAAAATATTGCACGCCGATGATTCGCCAACAGCACGTAAACAAGTTAGCGATACGTTATCGCAGCTTGGTATCGAAATTATTCCTGCCAGTAACGGTCTAGAAGCCCTACAAATGCTCAAAAGCTGGGCTGATGAAGGACGCGATGTTGAAAAAGAGCTGCTAATGGTGATTACCGATGCCGAAATGCCTTCGATGGATGGCTATCGCTTAACCTATGAAATACGTAACGACAATCGCTTAAAAAACTTACATGTGGTGCTTAACACGTCCCTGAGTGGTAGCTTCAACCAAGCCATGGTGGAAAAAGTAGGCTGTAATGCATTTTTATCAAAATTTCAGCCCGACTTACTCGTTCAAGAAGTACAAAATCGCTTAAAGCAAGTGCTTGGTGATTCTTAA
- a CDS encoding potassium channel family protein, with the protein MHHIFKRIVVLLRSHIDQVSWQSVVIATSLHMLLTWCLLLVANEQALLSPGTFFYYYTVTTSTVGYGDLSPSTDLGRWIVALIQIPFGLALFGVLLGKTGQTVTYLIRRAMTGDKNFAHSSNHIIIFGWHNARTKKMIDYILADTKRTDRRILLAVTEQIEHPFLSNENVDFARLTSFTDLDELERVAIRHADKVIIDGQDDDQTFTTALRISRLVKEDCHISAHFFDETKVEMLLEHCHNVECSSTKSAEILVRSMQDPGSSRVQEELLSTLHGDTQFSLQIPSNVKTMEFGKLFHHFKYDHDAILLGVAHNLSAKNMDLNPPLDYAVNAGDILHYIAQERVLSNEVDWPSLEK; encoded by the coding sequence ATGCATCATATTTTTAAACGTATTGTTGTGCTGTTGCGCAGCCATATTGATCAGGTAAGTTGGCAGTCTGTTGTAATAGCAACATCCTTACATATGCTGCTTACTTGGTGCTTATTGTTAGTGGCAAATGAGCAGGCACTGCTTTCACCGGGTACTTTTTTTTACTACTACACGGTAACCACTTCAACGGTAGGGTATGGGGATTTAAGTCCATCAACTGACTTAGGTCGTTGGATTGTCGCATTAATACAAATACCTTTTGGTTTGGCTTTATTTGGTGTCTTGTTGGGTAAAACAGGACAAACAGTAACTTACTTAATTAGGCGCGCTATGACTGGTGATAAAAACTTTGCTCACAGTAGCAATCATATTATTATTTTTGGTTGGCATAATGCTCGTACCAAAAAAATGATCGACTACATTTTGGCTGATACTAAGCGGACAGATCGCCGTATTTTATTAGCGGTTACTGAACAAATAGAGCATCCGTTTTTAAGTAATGAGAATGTTGATTTTGCTCGCCTAACCAGTTTCACCGATTTGGATGAATTAGAACGCGTTGCCATTCGCCACGCCGATAAAGTGATTATTGATGGCCAAGATGACGACCAAACATTTACCACCGCACTGCGTATTAGTCGTTTAGTCAAAGAAGATTGTCACATAAGTGCACACTTCTTTGATGAAACGAAAGTGGAAATGTTATTAGAGCATTGCCACAACGTAGAGTGTAGCAGTACTAAATCGGCAGAGATTTTAGTGCGCTCAATGCAAGATCCAGGCTCAAGTCGTGTACAAGAGGAACTATTATCAACCTTGCATGGTGATACGCAGTTTAGTTTACAAATCCCTAGTAATGTAAAAACCATGGAGTTTGGCAAATTATTTCATCACTTTAAGTACGATCATGATGCAATATTGTTAGGTGTGGCTCATAATTTAAGTGCAAAAAATATGGATTTAAATCCGCCTTTAGATTATGCAGTAAACGCCGGAGATATTTTGCATTACATTGCGCAAGAGCGAGTATTGAGTAATGAAGTTGACTGGCCTAGCTTGGAAAAATAA
- a CDS encoding cytosolic protein, with protein MKLLYWLDEWLTLSDNEKQAKLPTSGGDLLGDVYVKYHFVDLKKPLLFTFSPAGTDVQERDLNEDFAPWGYHLAQKQNVNIIAFQHLGKSNWFRNRNLIFFIEQLSTLLSPFETKLGYGLSRGGFAVGAFAKLLKLDKVLLFHPVSTKNKLIAPWDDRSSTDIAQQYDWQGDYHDLDLGDAQGYIIYDPTNRIDRQHAKRYQQLTHLRVFGMGHGTHATYLNKFGFYKQVAVDFIANQQIDIAQFRLQTKTLRLKEDYYKKLNKANANSPHRQALLSTAHTILIDEKAAHVQEHQEKIDIQPLIDVAIKHQDENPNDAIKLLEVAQQLAPDDPLVEHKLRQLE; from the coding sequence ATGAAATTACTATACTGGTTAGATGAATGGTTAACTCTCAGCGATAATGAGAAGCAAGCAAAACTACCTACCTCTGGTGGGGATTTACTCGGTGATGTGTATGTAAAATATCACTTTGTTGATCTCAAAAAACCCCTGCTTTTTACTTTTTCACCTGCCGGTACTGATGTACAAGAGCGTGATTTGAACGAAGACTTTGCACCTTGGGGCTATCATTTAGCACAAAAGCAAAACGTTAATATTATTGCGTTTCAGCATTTGGGTAAAAGTAATTGGTTTCGTAACCGCAATTTAATCTTTTTTATTGAGCAACTATCAACCCTACTCTCTCCTTTTGAAACCAAGCTAGGCTATGGACTTAGTCGTGGCGGCTTTGCTGTGGGTGCATTTGCTAAATTACTCAAACTCGACAAAGTACTGCTTTTCCATCCTGTTAGCACTAAAAACAAACTTATCGCCCCTTGGGATGACCGCTCAAGTACCGACATTGCCCAGCAATATGACTGGCAAGGTGACTACCATGATTTGGACTTAGGGGATGCACAGGGCTACATTATTTACGACCCAACCAACCGCATTGACCGCCAACACGCTAAACGCTACCAGCAGCTCACTCACTTACGCGTGTTTGGGATGGGGCACGGCACCCATGCCACTTATTTAAATAAGTTTGGGTTTTATAAACAAGTGGCTGTTGATTTTATTGCTAATCAACAAATCGACATTGCACAATTTAGGCTACAAACAAAAACACTGCGTTTAAAAGAGGATTATTATAAAAAACTTAATAAAGCCAATGCTAATTCGCCGCATCGTCAAGCGTTATTAAGTACCGCTCACACTATTTTAATCGACGAAAAAGCAGCGCACGTGCAAGAGCACCAAGAAAAAATTGATATTCAACCTTTAATAGACGTAGCCATTAAGCATCAAGATGAAAATCCAAATGATGCCATTAAACTATTAGAAGTGGCTCAACAGCTAGCGCCAGACGACCCGCTGGTTGAGCATAAGCTGAGACAATTAGAATAA
- a CDS encoding EVE domain-containing protein: MAFWLFKTEPDAFSIDDLKYAPEQTTLWEGVRNYQARNFIRDDVKQGDLVMIYHSSCKQVGVAGIGIVTKAAYPDPTQFDLSSDYYDAKATVETPRWFVVEVTYHSHLSSIVSLQAIKANESVTDIALKKGGRLSVMPVTENDWNEILNMA, translated from the coding sequence ATGGCTTTTTGGCTATTTAAAACCGAACCCGACGCCTTTTCAATTGATGACTTAAAGTATGCACCTGAACAAACCACGTTATGGGAAGGCGTACGAAACTACCAAGCGCGTAACTTTATCCGCGATGATGTTAAACAAGGTGATTTAGTGATGATTTATCATTCTAGCTGTAAACAGGTTGGCGTTGCGGGAATAGGAATTGTCACTAAAGCCGCTTACCCTGATCCGACTCAGTTTGATTTAAGTAGCGATTATTATGATGCCAAAGCAACCGTTGAGACCCCCCGTTGGTTTGTGGTGGAAGTAACCTACCATTCTCATCTCAGTAGCATAGTGAGCTTGCAAGCAATTAAGGCAAATGAGTCAGTGACAGACATTGCACTTAAAAAAGGGGGACGTTTATCGGTCATGCCAGTGACCGAAAATGACTGGAATGAAATTTTGAACATGGCTTAA